In Chromobacterium rhizoryzae, one genomic interval encodes:
- a CDS encoding Na+/H+ antiporter family protein: protein MNAVLLAVIVMLGLALLRTHVVISLLLGALIGGLSGGLSLSRTLEAFNNGITGGAAVALSYALLGAFALAIAKSGLPHAMADLAIKRLERGGAQGKLKWALILLLALVSVASQNLVPIHIAFIPLLVPPLLYVMARLHLDRRLVACVITFGLVTPYMVFPVGFGDIFLKQILLGNIAKSGMDVRGVNVMHAMAIPALGMLAGLLWAVLVSYRKPRQYALGKIENAERTRAKVSRKSLATALLAITLAFAVQLYTDSMIMGALAGFLLFLATGVVKWKDADGLFNEGMKMMAMIGFTMITAQGFAEVLKATGQVGALVTASAGLFAGNQGVAAFAMLLVGLVVTLGIGSSFSTVPILTAIYVPLCMHLGFSPLATVAIIGTAGALGDAGSPASDSTLGPTSGLNVDGQHDHIRDTVLPTFLHYNLPVLAAGWIAAMVL from the coding sequence ATGAACGCAGTTCTTCTGGCCGTCATCGTCATGCTCGGGCTGGCGCTCTTGCGCACCCATGTCGTCATCAGCCTGCTGCTCGGCGCCTTGATCGGCGGTCTTAGCGGCGGCCTGTCTCTGTCCCGCACGCTGGAAGCCTTCAACAACGGCATCACCGGCGGCGCCGCGGTGGCCTTGTCCTACGCCCTGCTGGGCGCCTTCGCTCTTGCCATCGCCAAATCCGGCCTGCCCCACGCGATGGCGGATCTGGCGATCAAGCGGCTGGAACGAGGCGGCGCGCAAGGCAAACTGAAATGGGCCTTGATCCTGTTGCTGGCCCTGGTCAGCGTCGCCAGTCAGAACCTGGTTCCCATCCACATCGCCTTCATCCCGCTGCTGGTGCCGCCGCTGCTCTATGTGATGGCGCGGCTGCACCTGGACCGCCGCCTGGTCGCCTGCGTGATCACCTTCGGCCTGGTCACGCCCTATATGGTGTTCCCGGTGGGCTTCGGCGATATCTTTCTGAAGCAGATCCTGCTCGGCAACATCGCCAAATCCGGCATGGACGTGCGCGGCGTCAATGTGATGCACGCGATGGCGATACCGGCGCTGGGCATGCTGGCCGGCCTGCTGTGGGCGGTGCTGGTCAGCTACCGCAAACCGCGCCAGTACGCGCTGGGCAAGATAGAAAACGCCGAACGCACCCGCGCCAAGGTCAGCCGCAAATCGCTGGCCACCGCGCTGCTGGCGATCACGCTGGCCTTCGCGGTGCAGCTGTATACCGATTCGATGATCATGGGCGCGCTGGCGGGCTTTCTGCTCTTCCTCGCCACCGGCGTGGTGAAATGGAAGGACGCGGACGGTCTGTTCAACGAAGGCATGAAGATGATGGCGATGATAGGCTTCACCATGATCACCGCCCAGGGCTTCGCGGAAGTGCTGAAGGCCACCGGCCAGGTGGGCGCGCTGGTGACCGCCAGCGCCGGCCTGTTCGCCGGCAATCAGGGCGTGGCCGCCTTCGCCATGCTGCTGGTGGGCCTGGTGGTGACTCTGGGCATAGGCTCGTCCTTCTCCACCGTGCCCATTCTCACCGCCATCTACGTGCCCCTGTGCATGCACCTCGGCTTCTCGCCGCTGGCCACCGTGGCCATCATCGGCACCGCCGGCGCGCTGGGCGACGCCGGCTCGCCGGCTTCTGACTCCACGCTGGGCCCGACTTCGGGCCTGAACGTGGACGGCCAGCACGACCATATCCGCGACACCGTGCTGCCCACCTTCCTGCACTACAACCTGCCTGTGCTGGCGGCCGGCTGGATCGCGGCCATGGTGTTGTAG
- a CDS encoding SlyX family protein: MDDQIDARLAEMEVKLAFQDELLDALNATVARQQKDMELLQQQMRLLYQQFRQAQPDDAASGLSLRDEVPPHY, translated from the coding sequence ATGGATGATCAAATCGATGCCCGCCTGGCCGAAATGGAAGTGAAGCTCGCCTTCCAGGACGAACTATTGGACGCGCTGAACGCCACCGTGGCGCGCCAGCAAAAAGACATGGAGTTGCTGCAACAGCAGATGCGTCTGCTCTACCAGCAATTCCGTCAGGCCCAGCCGGACGACGCCGCGTCCGGCCTCAGCCTGCGCGACGAGGTTCCGCCGCATTATTGA
- a CDS encoding GNAT family N-acetyltransferase produces the protein MITIRPMNDDDFERFWPVFHAVVAARETYAFDPEMTREQARELWLRLPLHTLVAEEDGALLGSYFLKPNAAGPGGHVCNCGYMVAEAARGKGVARLMCEHSQQLARDSGFLAMQFNSVVASNEVAVALWRKLGYEQVGRLPRAYRHAGLGLVDCLVMYKWLGDTAPDMPEPAPLIGRKNIEATVSRRKGHR, from the coding sequence ATGATTACGATCAGACCGATGAACGACGACGATTTCGAGCGTTTCTGGCCGGTGTTCCACGCGGTGGTGGCGGCCAGGGAAACCTACGCCTTCGATCCGGAGATGACGCGGGAGCAGGCGCGCGAGCTGTGGTTGCGGCTGCCTTTGCACACGCTGGTGGCGGAGGAGGATGGCGCGCTGCTGGGCTCGTATTTTCTCAAGCCCAACGCCGCCGGCCCGGGCGGCCATGTCTGCAACTGCGGCTATATGGTGGCCGAGGCGGCGCGCGGCAAGGGCGTGGCGCGGCTGATGTGCGAGCATTCGCAGCAATTGGCGCGCGACAGCGGTTTCCTGGCGATGCAGTTCAATTCCGTGGTGGCCAGCAACGAGGTGGCGGTGGCCTTGTGGCGCAAGCTGGGCTACGAGCAGGTGGGGCGTTTGCCGCGCGCCTATCGTCACGCGGGGCTGGGTCTGGTGGACTGTCTGGTGATGTACAAATGGCTGGGCGACACCGCGCCGGACATGCCGGAACCGGCGCCGCTGATCGGCCGCAAGAATATCGAGGCGACGGTGTCGCGTCGCAAGGGCCACCGCTAG
- a CDS encoding DMT family transporter → MTPVKQKFLATTGILTTALVWGLMWYPFRSLNQSGVSVAMTSLVVYLVAITLGVITFFDVYRRQFRLQPVLLVLTAVFGWCNYSYTWAVSEGQVMRVLLLFYLSPLWTVFLSRLILKERLTRSGWLVVALSLLGCFIFIYRPGLFAGELPLSHRYEWLALSGGMAFALGNVISRGAQSIPVPVKSASIWFGVASIGAIKLALAGQLGGILQIPPQSWLVLGILGVTLLCTSVISQHGVSILPATQTMTLMLMELLFAAASAYLLAGEAMTPREWAGGALIASASLLSGRMTRKPGTAQLKQEAA, encoded by the coding sequence ATGACACCTGTAAAACAAAAGTTTCTGGCCACCACCGGCATTCTGACCACCGCGCTGGTGTGGGGGCTGATGTGGTATCCCTTCCGCAGCCTCAATCAAAGCGGAGTCAGCGTGGCGATGACCTCGCTGGTGGTCTATCTGGTGGCCATCACCCTGGGCGTGATCACCTTTTTCGACGTCTACCGCCGCCAATTCCGGCTGCAGCCGGTGTTGCTGGTGCTGACCGCGGTGTTCGGCTGGTGCAACTACAGCTATACCTGGGCCGTGTCCGAGGGACAAGTGATGCGGGTCTTGCTGCTGTTCTACCTGTCGCCGCTGTGGACGGTGTTCCTGTCGCGGCTGATCCTGAAGGAGCGCCTGACCCGCAGCGGCTGGCTGGTGGTGGCCCTGTCGCTGCTCGGCTGCTTCATCTTCATCTATCGTCCCGGCCTGTTCGCCGGGGAGCTGCCGCTCAGCCATCGCTACGAATGGCTGGCCTTGTCCGGCGGCATGGCCTTCGCGCTGGGCAATGTGATCAGCCGCGGCGCCCAGTCCATTCCGGTGCCGGTCAAATCGGCGTCGATCTGGTTCGGCGTGGCGTCCATCGGCGCGATCAAGCTGGCGCTGGCCGGGCAGTTGGGCGGCATTTTGCAGATACCGCCGCAAAGCTGGCTGGTGCTGGGCATCCTGGGCGTCACCTTGCTGTGCACCAGCGTGATATCGCAGCACGGGGTTTCCATTCTGCCGGCGACGCAGACGATGACGTTGATGCTGATGGAGTTGTTGTTCGCGGCGGCGTCGGCCTATTTGCTGGCCGGCGAGGCGATGACGCCGCGCGAATGGGCGGGCGGCGCCTTGATCGCCAGCGCCAGCCTGTTGTCCGGACGCATGACCAGAAAGCCGGGGACGGCGCAATTGAAACAGGAGGCAGCATGA
- the dapC gene encoding succinyldiaminopimelate transaminase, protein MNPRLAQLQPYPFQRLRALLAGTTPPADKAHINLSIGEPKHPTPALVEQALIANLGGLSQYPATLGSEALRQACAAWMRRRYDLNLDAQSEILPVNGSREALFAFVQTVIDASAEPAPVVISPNPFYQIYEGAALLAGAEPHYVNCLAEQRFQPDWSQVPESVWARTQLVIVCSPGNPTGAVMSLADWETLFQLSDRYGFVIASDECYSEIHFGRPPLGGLEAASKLGRGFERLLMFTSLSKRSNVPGMRSGFVAGDAALLAKFLLYRTYHGSAMSLTIQAASVAAWNDEDHVESNRAQYIAKFDAVTPRLAMGLEVRRPDAGFYLWAKVPDGNDVDFAKALFAEEHVTVLPGSYLAREAHGVNPGAGYVRVALVATLEECVAGVERIVAFAERRQRQTP, encoded by the coding sequence GTGAACCCTCGCCTGGCCCAATTGCAGCCCTATCCGTTTCAACGCCTGCGCGCCCTGCTCGCCGGCACGACGCCACCCGCGGACAAGGCGCACATCAACCTGTCGATAGGCGAACCCAAGCACCCGACGCCGGCGCTGGTGGAACAGGCGCTGATAGCCAATCTGGGCGGCTTGTCGCAATACCCGGCCACGCTGGGCAGCGAAGCGCTGCGCCAGGCCTGCGCCGCCTGGATGCGGCGGCGTTATGACCTGAACCTGGATGCGCAAAGCGAGATACTGCCGGTCAACGGCAGCCGTGAAGCCTTGTTTGCTTTTGTGCAGACGGTGATCGACGCAAGCGCGGAGCCGGCGCCGGTAGTGATATCCCCGAATCCTTTTTACCAGATTTACGAAGGCGCGGCACTGTTGGCCGGCGCCGAGCCCCACTATGTCAACTGCCTGGCCGAACAGCGCTTCCAGCCGGACTGGAGCCAGGTGCCGGAGTCGGTGTGGGCACGCACCCAGTTGGTGATCGTGTGCAGCCCCGGCAACCCCACCGGCGCGGTGATGTCGCTGGCCGATTGGGAAACCCTGTTTCAGCTGTCCGACCGCTACGGCTTCGTCATCGCCAGCGACGAGTGCTATTCCGAAATCCACTTCGGCCGGCCGCCTCTGGGCGGGCTGGAGGCGGCGAGCAAGCTGGGACGCGGCTTTGAGCGGCTGCTGATGTTCACCAGCCTGTCCAAGCGCTCCAACGTGCCCGGCATGCGCTCGGGCTTCGTCGCCGGCGACGCGGCGCTCCTGGCGAAATTCCTGCTCTACCGCACCTACCACGGCAGCGCGATGAGCCTGACGATACAGGCGGCCAGCGTGGCGGCCTGGAACGACGAGGATCACGTCGAGTCCAACCGGGCGCAATACATCGCCAAGTTCGACGCGGTCACCCCGCGGCTGGCGATGGGGCTGGAAGTGCGCCGCCCGGACGCCGGTTTCTACCTGTGGGCCAAGGTGCCGGACGGGAATGATGTAGACTTCGCCAAGGCGCTGTTCGCCGAAGAACACGTCACCGTGCTGCCCGGCAGCTACCTGGCGCGCGAGGCCCACGGCGTCAATCCCGGCGCCGGCTATGTCCGCGTCGCGCTGGTGGCCACGCTGGAGGAATGCGTGGCCGGCGTCGAGCGCATCGTCGCCTTCGCCGAGCGCCGGCAGCGCCAGACCCCCTGA
- the dapD gene encoding 2,3,4,5-tetrahydropyridine-2,6-dicarboxylate N-succinyltransferase, with product MHPIQTLIEEAFEKRAEITPATVSAELKAAIGQVIAELDAGRLRVAEKQGADWVVNQWVKKAVLLSFRIRDNEISDDGVNRYFDKVDTKFADWNPARFQEAGFRVVPGAVARKGSFIAKNTVLMPSYVNIGAYVDEGAMVDTWATVGSCAQIGKNVHLSGGVGIGGVLEPLQANPTIIEDNCFIGARSEIVEGVIVGEGSVISMGVYIGQSTKIYDRETGEVSYGRVPPGSVVVSGNLPSKDGSHSLYCAVIVKKVDAQTRSKTSINELLRGV from the coding sequence ATGCATCCGATCCAGACCCTGATCGAAGAAGCGTTTGAGAAGCGCGCCGAGATCACGCCCGCCACCGTCTCCGCCGAACTGAAGGCCGCCATCGGCCAGGTGATCGCCGAGCTGGACGCCGGCCGCCTGCGCGTGGCGGAAAAACAGGGCGCCGACTGGGTGGTGAACCAGTGGGTGAAGAAGGCGGTGCTGCTGTCTTTCCGCATCCGCGACAATGAAATCTCCGATGACGGCGTCAACCGCTACTTCGACAAGGTCGACACCAAGTTCGCCGACTGGAACCCGGCCCGCTTCCAGGAAGCCGGTTTCCGCGTGGTGCCGGGCGCGGTGGCGCGCAAGGGCAGCTTCATCGCCAAGAACACCGTGCTGATGCCGTCCTACGTCAATATCGGCGCCTACGTCGACGAAGGCGCGATGGTGGACACCTGGGCCACCGTCGGCTCCTGCGCCCAGATCGGCAAGAACGTTCACCTGTCCGGCGGCGTCGGCATCGGCGGCGTGCTGGAACCGCTGCAGGCCAACCCCACCATCATCGAAGACAACTGCTTCATCGGCGCACGTTCGGAAATCGTCGAAGGCGTGATCGTAGGCGAAGGCTCGGTGATCTCCATGGGCGTCTACATCGGCCAATCCACCAAGATCTACGACCGCGAAACCGGCGAAGTCAGCTACGGTCGCGTGCCGCCGGGCTCGGTGGTGGTGTCCGGCAACCTGCCCAGCAAGGACGGCAGCCACAGCCTGTACTGCGCGGTGATCGTCAAGAAAGTGGACGCTCAGACTCGCAGCAAGACCAGCATCAACGAGCTGCTGCGCGGCGTGTAA
- a CDS encoding ABC transporter ATP-binding protein has product MSSDNFIEFRNVSFAYGERPILKNLNLAIPRGKLVAVMGGSGSGKTTLLRLISGQNRPQSGEVLVDGKSVAKMSAAELYQHRRRMGMLFQFGALFTDLSVFDNVAFPIREHTKLPDSMIRDLVTMKLEAVGLRGTQQLMPAELSGGMARRVALARAIALDPQLMLYDEPFTGLDPISLGVIAHLIKKLNHALGTTAVMVTHDVHKSLEIVDHVLFVAGGEIVAQGTPDQVRNSDSPWVHQFIWGEADGPVHYAYPAERSLADDLGLNGGRHA; this is encoded by the coding sequence GTGTCTTCTGACAATTTCATCGAGTTCAGAAACGTCAGCTTCGCCTATGGCGAACGGCCCATTCTGAAAAACCTCAACCTCGCGATTCCGCGCGGCAAGCTGGTGGCCGTCATGGGCGGCAGCGGCAGCGGCAAGACCACGCTGCTGCGGCTGATCTCGGGCCAGAACCGGCCGCAAAGCGGCGAGGTGCTGGTGGACGGCAAGAGCGTCGCCAAAATGAGCGCCGCCGAACTTTATCAACACCGCCGCCGCATGGGCATGTTGTTCCAGTTCGGCGCGCTGTTCACCGATCTGTCGGTGTTCGACAACGTCGCCTTCCCCATTCGCGAGCACACCAAGTTGCCGGACAGCATGATCCGCGACCTGGTGACCATGAAGCTGGAAGCGGTCGGCCTGCGCGGCACCCAGCAGCTGATGCCGGCCGAACTGTCCGGCGGCATGGCGCGCCGGGTGGCGCTGGCGCGCGCCATCGCGCTGGACCCACAGCTAATGCTGTACGACGAACCCTTCACCGGCCTGGACCCGATCTCGCTGGGCGTGATCGCCCACCTGATCAAGAAGCTCAACCACGCGCTGGGCACCACCGCGGTGATGGTCACCCACGACGTGCACAAATCGCTGGAGATCGTGGACCACGTGCTCTTCGTCGCAGGCGGCGAAATCGTCGCCCAGGGCACGCCGGACCAGGTGCGCAATTCGGATTCGCCATGGGTGCACCAATTCATCTGGGGCGAGGCCGACGGCCCGGTGCATTACGCCTATCCGGCGGAGCGCTCGCTCGCCGACGACCTGGGACTCAACGGAGGCCGCCATGCTTGA
- the mlaE gene encoding lipid asymmetry maintenance ABC transporter permease subunit MlaE: MLDLIAAPLRRLGHLAINAVWRLGFACRFLVAILRGSGQSLLRPQLTIREVYFAGVMSLIIILVSGLFVGMVLGLQGYSTLAKFGSSDALGAVVALALLRELGPVLAALLFASRAGSAMTAEIGLMKTTEQLDAMSVMAVDPIARVVAPRFWAGVISMPILAALFNVVGIFGGYLVGVVMIGLDVGTFWSQMQANVDLHFDVVNGLIKSLCFGVAVTLIAVFEGYDATPTASGVSAATTRTVVTSALVILALDFILTAFMF, encoded by the coding sequence ATGCTTGACCTGATCGCCGCGCCCTTGCGCAGACTAGGCCATCTCGCCATCAACGCCGTCTGGCGGCTGGGCTTCGCCTGCCGCTTTCTGGTGGCCATCCTGCGGGGCAGCGGCCAAAGCCTGCTGCGGCCGCAACTGACCATACGCGAGGTCTACTTCGCCGGCGTCATGTCCTTGATCATCATCCTGGTGTCCGGCCTCTTCGTCGGCATGGTGCTGGGCCTGCAGGGCTACAGCACCCTCGCCAAATTCGGCTCCTCCGACGCGCTGGGCGCGGTGGTGGCACTGGCCCTGCTGCGCGAATTGGGCCCGGTGCTGGCCGCGCTCTTGTTCGCCAGCCGCGCCGGCAGCGCGATGACGGCCGAAATCGGCCTGATGAAAACCACGGAGCAACTGGACGCGATGAGCGTGATGGCGGTCGATCCGATCGCCCGCGTCGTGGCGCCGCGCTTCTGGGCCGGCGTGATCTCCATGCCCATCCTGGCCGCGCTGTTCAACGTGGTCGGCATCTTCGGCGGCTACCTGGTGGGCGTGGTGATGATAGGCCTGGACGTCGGCACCTTCTGGTCGCAGATGCAGGCCAACGTCGATCTGCATTTCGATGTGGTCAACGGACTGATCAAGAGCCTGTGCTTCGGCGTCGCCGTCACCCTGATCGCCGTGTTCGAAGGCTATGACGCCACTCCGACGGCCAGCGGCGTGTCCGCCGCCACCACCCGGACCGTGGTCACCTCCGCATTGGTCATCCTGGCGCTGGATTTCATCCTGACCGCCTTCATGTTCTAG
- the mlaD gene encoding outer membrane lipid asymmetry maintenance protein MlaD, which yields MKRSTIDLWVGIFVALGIAAVTFLSLKVANLVPQSANQTYVLYADFDNVGGLKVKAPVKEAGVVIGRVADIRLNPKTYRARVTLNIDKTYQISDDASASILTAGLLGEQYIGMLQGGSETNLAPGGTITITSSAMVLEQLIGKFITGFTDSNKSADK from the coding sequence ATGAAACGCTCTACTATTGACTTGTGGGTAGGCATTTTCGTGGCGCTGGGCATTGCCGCCGTCACCTTTCTGTCGCTGAAAGTGGCCAATCTGGTCCCGCAAAGCGCCAACCAGACCTATGTGCTCTACGCCGACTTCGACAACGTCGGCGGACTGAAGGTCAAAGCGCCGGTCAAGGAAGCCGGCGTGGTGATCGGACGCGTGGCCGACATCCGGCTCAACCCGAAAACTTATCGCGCCCGCGTGACTCTGAATATTGACAAGACCTATCAGATCAGCGACGACGCCAGCGCGTCCATCCTGACCGCCGGTCTGCTGGGCGAACAATATATCGGCATGCTGCAAGGCGGCTCGGAAACCAATCTGGCCCCGGGCGGCACCATCACCATCACCTCCTCGGCCATGGTGCTGGAACAATTGATCGGCAAGTTCATAACGGGCTTTACCGATAGCAACAAGAGCGCTGACAAATAG
- a CDS encoding MlaC/ttg2D family ABC transporter substrate-binding protein, with protein sequence MKKLLAFCCLLFGLSAAAQAAGDTPTDVIKDASRQVLEVLKQDNGKNTKQIRLQAEAVAVPMFDFQRMTALAVGLGWRQASAEQRTQLTQQFQTLLVRTYSATMTRFKTAQVDVKPNPLMSNGDRDATVKTTVTLPGNANPVAVDYSLNKGAQGWKIYNVSVEGASLVTVYRNSFNEEVRKSGVDGLIKLLQNKNAAPAAAAPAKGNA encoded by the coding sequence ATGAAAAAACTGCTCGCATTCTGCTGTCTGTTGTTCGGCCTGTCTGCCGCGGCCCAAGCCGCCGGCGACACCCCCACCGACGTGATCAAGGACGCTTCCCGCCAGGTGCTGGAAGTGCTGAAACAGGACAACGGCAAGAACACCAAGCAAATCCGCCTGCAGGCGGAAGCGGTGGCGGTGCCGATGTTCGACTTCCAACGCATGACCGCGCTGGCCGTGGGCCTGGGCTGGCGCCAGGCCAGCGCCGAGCAGCGCACCCAGCTGACCCAGCAGTTCCAAACCCTGCTGGTGCGTACTTACTCCGCCACCATGACCCGCTTCAAGACCGCCCAGGTCGACGTCAAGCCCAACCCGCTGATGAGCAACGGCGACCGCGACGCCACCGTGAAAACCACGGTGACCCTGCCGGGCAACGCCAACCCGGTGGCGGTGGATTATTCGCTGAACAAGGGCGCGCAAGGCTGGAAGATCTATAACGTCAGCGTGGAAGGCGCCAGCCTGGTCACCGTCTATCGCAACTCCTTCAACGAAGAAGTGCGCAAAAGCGGCGTGGACGGCCTGATCAAGCTGCTGCAGAACAAGAACGCGGCGCCGGCCGCCGCTGCGCCCGCCAAGGGCAACGCCTGA
- a CDS encoding STAS domain-containing protein codes for MLKRTAPGQARLSGQLNMDSCGPFAAPLAKLAGEAPLRLDLSGVTGADSAALALLLGARRAADAAGHALSLENWPSGLSALLDLYSLAELLSAPAAD; via the coding sequence ATGCTGAAACGCACCGCCCCCGGCCAGGCCCGGCTCAGCGGCCAACTGAACATGGACAGCTGCGGCCCCTTCGCCGCGCCGCTGGCCAAGCTCGCCGGCGAAGCGCCCTTGCGCCTGGATCTGTCCGGCGTGACCGGCGCCGACTCGGCCGCGCTGGCCCTGCTGCTTGGCGCGCGCCGCGCCGCCGACGCCGCCGGCCACGCCCTGTCGCTGGAAAACTGGCCGAGCGGGCTCAGTGCCTTGCTGGACCTTTACTCGCTGGCGGAGCTGCTGTCCGCCCCGGCGGCGGATTGA
- a CDS encoding MlaA family lipoprotein, translating to MSSLKPALTGLALSLLLAGCASNPTVPYDRFEPYNRAMYQVNDTADRYVIKPVAEGYKAVTPSPVRTGVSNFFDNLKDVYSALSNALRAEPEKALNDVMRVAMNTGFGLFGLIDIASQAGLKNNKTTLGDTFAAWGWHDSNYLVLPFFGPSTVRDGAGLTASLAGPGPEKMFYDTTWQAVGFYGLYGVNTRARYLGVEAMLSTAALDPYSYTRDAYMQLRAQQLGLPNPTQPADTFSLDELVDSPAATAPGDKTAASAAQ from the coding sequence ATGTCGTCCCTGAAACCCGCGCTGACCGGCCTGGCGCTCTCGCTGCTGCTGGCCGGCTGCGCCAGCAACCCGACGGTGCCTTACGACCGCTTCGAGCCCTATAATCGCGCCATGTACCAGGTCAACGACACCGCCGACCGCTACGTGATCAAGCCGGTGGCCGAGGGCTACAAGGCCGTCACGCCGTCGCCGGTGCGCACCGGCGTCAGCAATTTCTTCGACAATCTCAAAGACGTCTACAGCGCGCTGTCCAACGCCTTGCGCGCCGAGCCGGAAAAAGCGCTGAACGACGTGATGCGAGTGGCGATGAACACCGGCTTCGGCCTGTTCGGCCTGATCGACATCGCCAGCCAGGCCGGCCTGAAGAACAACAAGACCACGCTGGGCGACACCTTCGCCGCCTGGGGCTGGCACGACAGCAACTATCTGGTGCTGCCCTTCTTCGGCCCCTCCACCGTGCGCGACGGCGCCGGCCTGACCGCCTCGCTGGCCGGCCCGGGCCCGGAAAAAATGTTCTACGACACCACCTGGCAGGCGGTGGGCTTCTACGGCCTGTACGGCGTGAACACCCGCGCCCGCTACCTGGGCGTGGAAGCCATGCTCAGCACCGCGGCGCTGGATCCATACAGCTACACCCGCGACGCCTATATGCAGCTGCGCGCGCAGCAGCTGGGCCTGCCCAACCCCACCCAGCCGGCGGACACCTTCAGCCTGGACGAACTGGTCGACTCGCCCGCCGCGACGGCGCCCGGCGACAAGACAGCGGCCTCCGCCGCGCAGTAA
- a CDS encoding zinc ribbon domain-containing protein YjdM produces the protein MSNLPACPQCKSEYTYQDGAMYVCPECAHEWNEQAAPSEEARVIKDANGNVLQDGDSVTVIKDLKVKGSSLVVKVGTKVKNIRLVDGDHDIDCKIDGIGSMSLKSEFVKKA, from the coding sequence ATGAGCAATCTGCCAGCCTGTCCGCAATGCAAATCCGAATACACCTATCAGGATGGCGCGATGTATGTCTGCCCAGAGTGCGCGCACGAATGGAACGAGCAGGCCGCGCCGTCCGAAGAGGCCCGCGTGATCAAGGACGCCAACGGCAATGTGCTGCAGGACGGCGACAGCGTCACCGTGATCAAGGATCTGAAAGTCAAAGGCTCCTCCCTGGTGGTGAAAGTGGGCACCAAGGTGAAGAACATCCGCCTGGTCGACGGCGACCACGACATCGATTGCAAGATCGACGGCATCGGCTCGATGAGCCTGAAGTCCGAATTCGTCAAGAAAGCGTAA